Genomic window (Prosthecochloris aestuarii DSM 271):
AGTCATGGTCCGGTACGGAAGCAAGTGTTGTTTTCAGCTGATCCCGCAGCGCTATCGTTTCCCGAATCTTTTCTGTGATAGCGTCATCATCAAAATTGGTGTTGGTTACGGTAACAAACAATCCTTCACCGATCAATCGGCCTACGTTGTCATCTATAGATTTCCCTGCAGCTTCCGCGCAAAGTGCAAGTCCCTCAAGTATATAGACAAGCGTATCCTGAAGTTTGGCAGTGACTTCGTTTTTTCCGCACACGCCTCTTGCAATACATCCTGTGCCTTTCACGCTTTCCTGGCACTGATCACAATACATTCCCATTGGATTCTCCTGTTATCTTAGTGTTAACTGTTCAGCCGCCTGACTATCCAGACGAGCTGCTTGTGCATTGCCTGTTCTCTTATTGAGTTCCGCTCTTCTGAGATGAGCGGTTCTCAGCAAGCTCTTGTTTTTTGGAAGGGCATCAATAATGCTGGTGCAATCCATTATAGCTTCTTCGTATCGGCCGAGCGTTGCCAATGCCATTGCCCTGTTGCCCAAAGCATGAAGTTCCTCCCGTTTTCGGAGCCCTATACGCAGGGCTTCGGTGTAATCGTCTATCGCCCCTTCATCATCGCCTGCACTGTGCTTCAGGTTCCCCCGGTCATACCAGGCCAACGCATTATCCTGATTGCGCAAGATGATACGGTTCACATCGCTAAGCGTACCCCTGTAATTTCCCAGAGCGTCTTTCAGCATCGAGGTCTCTCTTCAGGGGCGCCTGCCGTTTCGCAATTCCGTGTTTCTTCAAGCAAAACCTCACCACGGACACTCATCATGACGCGCCTGACCGGCACGGTTCTGACAGATCTTGCCAAAGCCTGCTCGACAATCGTCATCAGTCCTCCGCAGCAAGGCACTTCCATGAACACAACGGTAATCGAGGCTATACCGGCCATGTCAATCATGGCAACAAGTTTTTCGATATACCGGTCGATCCCGGTGTCCAGTTTCGGACACGCAATAGCAAGGCTCCTGCCTGACATGAAACGCTCATGAAAATCACCTGCCGCAAACGCTGCGCAATCCGCTGCCAGCAACAGATCGGATCCATGATAACACGGGGCTGACGGGGTTACCAGGTGCAGCTGAACCGGCCAGTGGGTCAGACGCGAGGGAGCAGAAGCAACAGCCCCGGGTGAAGAACCGGCAGTCTGAAACTGCTGTGCTGCGCTTCCGGGACATCCTCCTCCTGCGGGTATGTTTTGATGCTGTTCAGAAGGAAGGTGCTTTTCAGGGATTGCAATGTCGCACTCTTTGAGGTACTTCAGCGCTCTATTCAGATATTCGGTTTCACCATGTGAACGAAGATGATCCAGATGAGCTGCGATAACGTTGCTGCCAGCGGGGACAATACTTTCTTTCATCACCCGTCTTTCGTCATAGGGTTCAGCCTCACGCTCCTCCACGGCAATGGCGCCATAAGGACAGGTTTTGATGCAGGCTCCCAGGCCGTCACAAAAGAGATCGCTGACAAGGCGGGCCTTGCCGTCGATAACCTGCAATGCCCCCTCAGGGCAACCGGGAATACATTCGCCGCATCCGGTACAAAGCGCTTCATCAATACTGACTATCGTTCGTTTCATGATATTTCTGCGTGTTGGTGAGTATCCCCGAGATTGCAGGGGAGATTGAGGTTTCGTGATTCATCCTATCGACCGCATGCAAATCATTGAGCAATGAACCGATCGTTATGCGATCGAATTCTCTGGCGACGACGCTTTCGATCCTCATGATCTGGTGGCGCAGCACGCATCGTGATCGATTGGAACACAACTGTTTGCGAAACATGCATTCCGACAGTTCGACCTTTCCCTGAAAAAGCTCGATCACATTGCGCACTGAAATACTGCCCGGATCCCGATTCAACCCTACCCCTCCATGAGCGCCTTCATGAGAACATATCAATCCTTCGCGTGGCATCTCCTGCAGAAGGCCCCTGAGAAACTGGTAGGGTATCTCCTGTTTTTCAGCAATATGACGCGCAGACAGGTATGAATCCGGATGATCGGCAAGCATCAGCAATGCCCGTAGTGCGTAATCGGTATGTTGTGTCAGTAACTGCATCATTGATTCTTCTTTTAACTGATATCAATATAGTATCAATTAAAACCAAAAAAAAATTATTTCATCCTCACATGCAAGAATGCTGGTGCGATGATGGTTGTGTAGAAGCGCATACAGTAAGCCGTTCAGAAAGTAAGTTCACGATGCAGATCATTGTTTTTGAAACTTTTTTCTGCGCCATGCTTAGTAAAGAGTGTGTACAAGCACCAAGGCACTACCGGTATGTCGATAGAATCGATCGCTAGCAACAGAGGAAAAAGGAAAACAACGATGAAGAACATCATGAAAGGCATTCTCATAGCAGGCACGCTGTTTGCACTGTCGTTGACGGCCGCAGAGGCCAGACCGTGTTCACAATCCGATGGCGGTGGCAGGTTCGGGCGTGTGGAAAGAATGGGGATTGCTGATAACCTGACCTTATCGCCTCAACAGAGAGAAGAGTTGCAAAAACATCGCTTTGACCAGCGAAAATCCATGATCACCTTGCACTGAAAACTTGACATGCTTCGTATCGAACTCGATGAAGCCGCCTTTGCAGGAAAACCTGACATGCGAAAAATTGACCGGATCGCCGAGAAGATCGGCAATGTTCATACAGAGATGACAAAAAAACGGATCCATTCGAGGATACAGGTTAACAACATACTCACCGATGAACAGAAGCAGAGCGTCAATAACCAACGCACCATAATGCCGATGGCATCCATTTCAATCTCCGCCTCGATGAAGGCCGGCTCTGCGTCCTGGTGCTGATAGGCGCCACACCTGAAGGCAACAAGGAACTGGTCGCCGTCTGCGGAGGGTACCGGGAAAGCACCGAGTCATGGCTTGAGGTGCTGCGCGATCTCAAGGAACGCAATATGGAATCTCCCAACCTCTGCATCGGTGACGGAGCCCTCGGCTTCTGGAAAGCCATCCGTGAAGTCTATCCTGAAGCAGAGCACCAGCGCTGCCGGGTGTATAAGACCGCAAACGCTCTGGACAAAATTCCAAAGAGCGTGCAGCCAAGCGCCAAATCCCTGATCCATGACATCTACCGTGCAGAGACCGAAAAAGACGCCAGAACAGCCTATCAGCGATTTCAGGATCGATACAAGGCAAAGTATCCAAAGGCTGTTGAAAACCTCATGAAGGATGAAGCCTCACTGTTCACCTTCTACCAGTATCCGGCAGAACACTGGCAGCATATCAGGAGTACCAGCGTTATTGAATCAGCATTTGCAACCGTTCGATTACGGACAGCAAAGAGACGAGGTCAGGGAACCATGGCAACCACCCTGGCAATGGTCTTCAAGCTTGCCGAACGAGCACAAAAACGGTGGCGACGATTGCGTGGTTACAAGTTGATTCCAAAGAGCCTTAACGGTATTAATTTTATCAACAGAACAGAGAAGATACTTGCTGCTTAAATATTTTTTGAAACACAAAATCTGGAAATTACTCCCGGCGGAAGCTGGCATCGATCTCCTCCCTTTTCGACTATCTCTGTGAGCAGAACGCCGTGCAGCACAATCCGGTGCTTGGCGTCAAACGTCCTGCCGCCAACAGCAACGAAGGTACCACTCCGGCCCTTGGTGACAGTCAGGCCCGCATGCTGCTCAATGCGCCGCCTGCCAATACACTGAAAGGAAAACGTGACCGGCCTATTCTGGCTATCCTGCTCTAACACGGCCTGCGGCGTGAAGAGCTCTGCAGGCTGCGGGTACGTGACCTGCAGCAGCGGCTACCAATGCCCTTGAAAACGGAGCCGATATCGCCAAGGTCAAGGAATGGCTGGGCCATGCCAACGTATCGACGACAAGGCTCTACGACAGAAGATCGAGCCGGCCTGAAGAAAGCCAGACCTCCCTGGTGAAATACTGATGTTCAACCTTCAGCAACCGCTACTACCGAGAGGGATATAATTCATTATAGTGACTTTGCGAATTACCGCAGAAACAAGTAGGGCAACGGCATGAAGAAGACTTCATTATGATCAGACATCTTGCTATGAGCTTTCCATCAGACAGGGACTTCCTGATCTGTGTAGAACGAATCATGCCGTCAGACCTTTATTGCCAGTGCCGGAATAGTAAACTGATGACGAAAAAAAAGATTTTTCAGTGCATCGTCATTGCGCCCAATAGCCGGCACCGCAAGCACACAAGACTTCAACGTCGTCTTCACCGTCGCCTGACCTGGAGGCCTTTATATTAACTTTTTCATTTTTTACGTCGAGCCCTTTTTGCAATTCGTCAAGGGTTTCAGGAGATACTGACAGAAGGGATTGCATTTCTTCTTCATTGATGTCGAGGCTTTTATCGATAATGAATTGTTTCGGATCCGTCATGAATGCGTTCCGGGTATCGGCTTCGTCGAGAAGCATTTTTACGAGTTTTGAGGATTCATTATTTTTCATGATGATTCATTTTAAAGGTGAACGATATTGCCGGTTAAAAAACATAAAACTTTATTTCAGACAGTTTAGGATGAAAGGATCAAATTATTCCAGAATGATCTTTTCTGATCGCACTCTACAGCATCTACCAGCTTCTCGCTTCTATCGGCAAGGCACCCTCCCCCACAAAGCAGTCTGATCTGACAGTCACGGCAATTGACGTCGGCCTCGACGGTTTCGCATCTGAGTTTGGCAATGATATCTGAATCCTGATAAAGGCTGAGTGGGCTATCCGTTCTGATGTTGCCAAGCTTCGATTCGTCGTCCATGAATCGATAACAGGGGTAGATGTCCCCAAGATGATTGATTTCGAGAGTTCCGTTGCCGATGCCGCAGATGTGTTTGGGCTTGTTGACGATGTCGCACAGCGCCCGGTACTGATCCATATGCATTACCGAGCCCCATGTTGCCTCCAGGCCAGCCAGTAGTTCGTAAAATATTTTTTCACTGATAGCATGATTTGTGCCGCTACGTCCTCTTCCTGTCATCAGCAGCCTGGTGAAGTGCACGTGACGGACTCCCTCTTCGAATAGAAAGCTGATAAAACCATCAAGTTCATGAACATTGACACGACTGACCATACAACTGACGCGAATATCCGATTTCTTGTGCAGCAGCAGACGCATGCCTCGTAATGCCGGTTCGAAACTTGCTTTCCCCCGTATTACCTCATGTTCCTTTTTAAGACCATCGAGACTGATTTGAATCGTAGCAAAGGATTCGGCGATCTCTTCGGAATTTTCTTCATTAATAAGAGTGCCGTTGGTAACAAGTTGCGATTTAATGCCTCTGTCAAGGGCGTAACGACCGATCAGGGCAATATCGTCGTGCAGAAGGGGTTCGCCTCCGAGAAAAACCATGTTCGATACCGTACTGCCGGTTATCCGGTCAATAAGATTGAGGATGTCCTGTGTTTTCAATACATCGGGGGTATCCGTGTGGCCTGCATTGTAAAAACAGTAGCGACATGAAAGGTTGCAGGATGCGGTTACGTAGAGAGATAGCGACGAAAGTGGGGCTCCGGGCATCTTCTGCCTCGATGTTGGTTGATGGTTATCGCCGGTTGCCGGTTCGAGCCACCCGGCAGAGGCCAGCGTTTCCATCATTGGTTCAATAGTGATTTTGTCAGAAGTACCGGGTTCAAAAATTCTGGTTATTTCTTCGATATTTCGATGACCATCGCATAGGGAAAGAGCAAGCGCGACTCCGTCCTCTACAGCTATCCAGTCCGGAGCCAGCGGATTGAAAAATACCGAGCGTCCGTTTCGATTGTGGCCAAGATAGCGAATGTGCTCCGGCATTCGGAATGTTGTCGTTCTGTAGTGAATTTCCGCCATAGGTTCTTTTTTTCGAAGATGATACATTCGAAAAGTCTCGTCCAGATCCATCTGATTAACAGTGGCCCATGATCACCCCGAAAAACAAAACATCATACCGGCAATCATGAAGATGTCGTGTTTTAATCTTTAATACGCTTTATAACACGCCAATTTCTCTCCACTGGTCAGTTGATAAATCGTCAGTGTTCCTCTTCGCCCAATAAGAAGCCCGGCTTATGCGTATCCGCCGTTTTTCTCGTCAGGGCTACTCTTCAAGTAATACGTATGGGACAACCTTCGCTTGATGTTTGGTTGTATCCTCCTCGATGAATATTTATTCCGAATGAGCCGGTATCCTTGTATGGAGGATTACCGTCTCTTGTAACGGTTACATCGCCAGCTCGTTGACATAGAGCAAGATACTTGCCACGATGTAAATCAAACTTGTGCACAAACCATGCGCCAGGATCTAATGATGCCATTCCCTTCTCTGATGTTGTCCCATAACCAATCCGATATCGAGTCGGATTGGTGTTTCCATTATATGATAGCATAGTCTGAGCTGATTGAACAAATATCGCATCATCGTAAATTCCTCGATCATTTACTCCTGGAGCCCCCATGCTATTTTTGTAATAGCCTCGTATTCCGACGACAACAACTGGATATCTGGAACGATCAATTCCGAATTTCTCTATACGAGGAGAAAGCTCTGTTGCGCTTAGACGAGGTTTTTCTTCCGGAACAAATGGCATGCCCACTCCTGTTATGGATGAGAGTGGAGCGTTTGCAATAAGCATAGCAGTTATTTTCCCGTTGGCGTAGGTGCGAAAAGACCAACTAATGCCCCGACGGCAGCTGAGCCAAGCGCAACGAGTACTTCAGGTGTAGTCTTTCCGATGGACACTAAAAATATGGAGCCAAGGGCAGCAATAAGACAAAGGGAGCCAAGGACAATTACAGCTACACGGTAAAGAATCCTGTCGCCTGTCCATGGGGCTGTTTGCTGAATTGCTGTTTTTGCTGCTTCCTCAAGAACTGTTAACGGGTTCGGATCTGTCTTGAGACGATCGACAAGGAATGGTTGATCCTTGAAGTTTCTTACCATCTGTTCAGCTGAATGTATTTGATCTGACATAGCCGGCTCCTTGGATTGTTGGTTATATGCTGGATTGCACAACACAGCCTGGTTGAGTTTTACGTCGCTCAAATGCAAGAAATCATCACCACTAAAAAACACGTATCTTGTATATCTGAAAAAACTTAGATGCAACTCATATGTTCGGGCTTATCTTAGGGACACCTCTAAGAATTGATTTTTGATATATAGCTGTAACAGGGTGACCCGGCAGGCAGGAACCTGCAACCGTTCGGCATCAATGTTGAGTGCGGTGAGCCCTGTAATCATATCCTTTTAAGCATGCCCTGCAAAATAAAGTCTCGGCGCAATACATGAAAGCTGGATTTCGACTTTGTAGGTCAGTACCGTGCTTTCAGATAAAAGCGTTTCGAGTATCCATGACCCGCTGTAGATTTCAAAATCACGGAAAATCTTTTCATAGTCAATTCGTCAATGGAACGTCTCAGCAATTTCATAGTGACTGATTAACCGGCTCCGTCTTGTATCAGCAAAACTTGATAAGGAGGCCTGACGCGCCTCAATGCTTCTCAAGAGGTGAGCCCGGATGTTCAGGGTTAAACAGCATTGATCAGCACGTCTCGCCAGACTCAACCGAGATGCGGAAAATCCACCATGTTGTCATGATGGCGGCATTGGTTGCCGAATAATCTCATACGCAATAGGATGTGAAAAAGCAGCCCTCCCGATGCATGACAGGCAACTCAGATATCTTTCCTTGCGGGATGTAGGGCTTGAGACGTATCTGAAAGATTATTGATGATGCCAAACCTGCGTTTCCTTCCATATCGGTAGAGATACTCAATCAGCAAAGCGCCGAAAAATGTTGCTATAGTGGCGAAAAAGGTGATTTTGCTGGTCATGTATTGATAGCTCATCAGTCCAATCAGGACGACAGCCATGGTGCATGAAAAGATGAAGATCAAGGGTCTGCTTCCGCCATAGGTACCGGCGATCCGATAGTGAGAAATCATGACACAGAGATAGATTATCGTATAGATAGTACTGGTGATTGAAGCAATTGCTCCGATATCGAACAGCAAAGCAAAAAACAATCCAAGACCAGCGGTTATGTAAAGGCCTTCGCTGGATCCGAACCATATTTTTCGCTCGAATATCCCGGGTAACTCGCCATCTTTCGCCAGAGAATACGCAATATTCGCTCCGCCGTAGAGTGTGGCGTTGAGTGCTGATGCAATTGAAAAAAGTGCGCCAACAGATAACAGCGCAAAGCCTGTCTGACCAAGAAATGGCCGCGCAGCTACAGCAAGAGCGTTGTCCTGGGCCTTGACAAGATCCGGAATGGCA
Coding sequences:
- a CDS encoding IS256 family transposase — translated: MLIGATPEGNKELVAVCGGYRESTESWLEVLRDLKERNMESPNLCIGDGALGFWKAIREVYPEAEHQRCRVYKTANALDKIPKSVQPSAKSLIHDIYRAETEKDARTAYQRFQDRYKAKYPKAVENLMKDEASLFTFYQYPAEHWQHIRSTSVIESAFATVRLRTAKRRGQGTMATTLAMVFKLAERAQKRWRRLRGYKLIPKSLNGINFINRTEKILAA
- a CDS encoding 4Fe-4S dicluster domain-containing protein — translated: MKRTIVSIDEALCTGCGECIPGCPEGALQVIDGKARLVSDLFCDGLGACIKTCPYGAIAVEEREAEPYDERRVMKESIVPAGSNVIAAHLDHLRSHGETEYLNRALKYLKECDIAIPEKHLPSEQHQNIPAGGGCPGSAAQQFQTAGSSPGAVASAPSRLTHWPVQLHLVTPSAPCYHGSDLLLAADCAAFAAGDFHERFMSGRSLAIACPKLDTGIDRYIEKLVAMIDMAGIASITVVFMEVPCCGGLMTIVEQALARSVRTVPVRRVMMSVRGEVLLEETRNCETAGAPEERPRC
- a CDS encoding Spy/CpxP family protein refolding chaperone, coding for MLRIELDEAAFAGKPDMRKIDRIAEKIGNVHTEMTKKRIHSRIQVNNILTDEQKQSVNNQRTIMPMASISISASMKAGSASWC
- a CDS encoding RrF2 family transcriptional regulator is translated as MMQLLTQHTDYALRALLMLADHPDSYLSARHIAEKQEIPYQFLRGLLQEMPREGLICSHEGAHGGVGLNRDPGSISVRNVIELFQGKVELSECMFRKQLCSNRSRCVLRHQIMRIESVVAREFDRITIGSLLNDLHAVDRMNHETSISPAISGILTNTQKYHETNDSQY
- a CDS encoding tetratricopeptide repeat protein, which produces MLKDALGNYRGTLSDVNRIILRNQDNALAWYDRGNLKHSAGDDEGAIDDYTEALRIGLRKREELHALGNRAMALATLGRYEEAIMDCTSIIDALPKNKSLLRTAHLRRAELNKRTGNAQAARLDSQAAEQLTLR
- a CDS encoding radical SAM/SPASM domain-containing protein, whose translation is MYHLRKKEPMAEIHYRTTTFRMPEHIRYLGHNRNGRSVFFNPLAPDWIAVEDGVALALSLCDGHRNIEEITRIFEPGTSDKITIEPMMETLASAGWLEPATGDNHQPTSRQKMPGAPLSSLSLYVTASCNLSCRYCFYNAGHTDTPDVLKTQDILNLIDRITGSTVSNMVFLGGEPLLHDDIALIGRYALDRGIKSQLVTNGTLINEENSEEIAESFATIQISLDGLKKEHEVIRGKASFEPALRGMRLLLHKKSDIRVSCMVSRVNVHELDGFISFLFEEGVRHVHFTRLLMTGRGRSGTNHAISEKIFYELLAGLEATWGSVMHMDQYRALCDIVNKPKHICGIGNGTLEINHLGDIYPCYRFMDDESKLGNIRTDSPLSLYQDSDIIAKLRCETVEADVNCRDCQIRLLCGGGCLADRSEKLVDAVECDQKRSFWNNLILSS